One Ricinus communis isolate WT05 ecotype wild-type chromosome 2, ASM1957865v1, whole genome shotgun sequence DNA segment encodes these proteins:
- the LOC8270980 gene encoding ubinuclein-1 isoform X3, whose product MEEGTGGGGGGGGGGGGGESSSTRVTPSYVKLGDRQIFTVELRPGETTFVSWKKLMKDANKVNSGSTPAPDPPPVNLHPNLESRLAAGQPTENEAKEPPAPNRFSAVIEKIERLYMGKDSSDDEDLKDVPDDDQYDTDDSFIDDADLDEYFEVDNSAIKHSGFFVNRGKLERINEPTIMPNQQVKKRRRKDLNKAPGESDDGRTLNKHVKVGKSAAGKTAPLPGKNSFNPLQVLAVTSEHNEDVKSQNPSFSSGISSKKKSAESKMNVDPSSSVKVSNGDVSVSLPEANDIEKPKTGGLQMKNLTNKSKDASGSLDASHQKYQSKLQSAKSITRIDEHEPSVRSKEKNGVHELPDLNMPDGKVSMQITKPSHVHKRDGSSGRHKGSVLENAIRELEKMVAESRPPTLENQEADTSSQAIKRRLPREVKLKLAKVARLAQASQGKVSKDLINRLMSILGHLIQLRTLKRNLKVMISMSLSAKQEKDDRFQQIKKEVAEMIKTRGPSLESKALEHAGASDNFQEISPQEKGAPKRKFSMDAVVEDKICDLYDLFVDGLDEDAGPQVRKLYVELAGLWPSGFMDNHGIKRAICRAKERRRALYNRHKEQEKLKRNKMLAPRLDESAGVEAGSVALQQPMRERLPIDTGGPVLALASNSIPNSATAAVRIPSPPTNAPNVERLKQEKPKGSSSNPMDEAKMGVDGALAKKKTKRKPEPELDETHIRSSEKLHSQSSEERHKSLKQAAGLSQKLNLQLTTPSSFEQSS is encoded by the exons ATGGAAGAAGGGACTggcggcggcggcggcggAGGCGGCGGCGGAGGAGGAGGTGAGTCGTCGTCAACGAGAGTAACGCCGTCGTATGTGAAATTAGGGGACAGACAAATATTCACGGTGGAGCTCCGACCCGGGGAAACAACATTCGTGTCGTGGAAGAAGCTCATGAAAGACGCTAATAAAGTCAATAGTGGATCCACACCCGCACCGGACCCGCCTCCGGTCAACCTTCACCCTAACCTTGAGTCTCGCCTTGCTGCT GGACAACCAACTGAAAATGAAGCGAAGGAGCCACCTGCTCCAAACCGTTTCAGTGCTGTAATTGAGAAGATTGAACGCCTTTACATG GGCAAGGATAGTAGTGATGATGAAGATCTAAAAGATGTTCCTGATGATGATCAGTATGATACGGatgattcttttattgatgatgCTGACTTG GATGAATATTTTGAAGTGGATAATTCAGCAATAAAACACAGTGGATTCTTTGTCAACAGGGGAAAGCTGGAACGCAT AAATGAACCTACTATTATGCCTAATCAGCAAGTAAAGAAAAGGCGaagaaaagatttaaataaGGCTCCTGGTGAGAGTGATGATGGTCGGACATTAAATAAACATGTTAAAGTGGGCAAGTCGGCAGCTGGAAAGACAGCACCACTGCCTGGAAAGAACTCTTTTAATCCTTTGCAAGTTTTGGCTGTAACAAGTGAACATAATGAGGATGTGAAATCCCAGAATCCATCATTTTCTTCTGGAATTTCTTCCAAGAAGAAATCTGCTGAATCTAAAATGAATGTGGATCCATCTTCATCAGTAAAAGTTTCCAATGGCGATGTTTCTGTATCTCTACCAGAGGCTAATGATATTGAAAAGCCGAAGACTGGAGGGCTCCAAATGAAGAACCTCACAAACAAATCAAAAGATGCAAGTGGATCCTTAGATGCTTCACATCAGAAATATCAATCAAAATTGCAATCTGCTAAATCAATAACCAGAATTGATGAACATGAACCATCTGTTCGATCAAAAGAGAAGAATGGTGTTCATGAGCTGCCTGACCTCAATATGCCAGATGGCAAGGTTTCCATGCAAATAACA AAACCTTCACATGTTCACAAAAGGGATGGTTCTAGTGGTAGGCACAAAGGTTCTGTGCTGGAAAACGCCATTAGGGAGTTGGAGAAGATGGTTGCCGAAT CAAGGCCGCCCACTTTGGAAAATCAAGAGGCTGATACCTCATCCCAGGCAATCAAAAGGAGACTGCCTAGAGAAGTAAAGCTAAAGCTTGCTAAAGTTGCTAGGCTAGCG CAGGCTAGCCAGGGAAAAGTATCAAAGGATTTGATCAATCGCCTTATGAGCATTCTTGGGCACTTAATACAGCTCAGAACACTCAAG AGAAACCTAAAAGTGATGATCAGCATGAGCTTGTCGGCAAAGCAGGAGAAAGATGATAGGTTTCAacagataaaaaaagaagtagCTGAGATGATTAAGACACGTGGCCCTTCTTTGGAATCCAAG GCGTTGGAACACGCTGGAGCATCTGATAATTTTCAAGAAATCAGTCCTCAGGAAAAAGGAGCccctaaaagaaaatttagcaTGGACGCTGTGGTGGAGGATAAAATTTGTGATCTTTATGACCTTTTTGTTGAT ggaCTGGATGAAGATGCTGGCCCACAAGTCAGGAAGTTGTATGTTGAG CTCGCAGGATTGTGGCCAAGTGGTTTCATGGATAACCATGGGATCAAACGTGCAATTTGTAGggcaaaagagagaagaaggGCCTTATACAACAGACACAAG GAGCAGGAGAAACTGAAGAGGAATAAGATGTTGGCACCCAGATTGGATGAGAGCGCTGGAGTTGAGGCTGGCTCTGTTGCTTTGCAACAACCTATGCGAGAGAGGTTGCCTATTGATACAGGCGGCCCGGTTTTGGCTTTAGCTAGCAACTCTATCCCTAATTCAGCAACAGCAGCTGTTCGGATACCAAGTCCTCCAACAAATGCACCGAATGTGGAAAGGCTAAAACAAGAGAAGCCAAAAGGAAGTTCAAGCAATCCCATGGATGAAGCGAAGATGGGGGTAGATGGTGCACTGGCAAAGAAGAAGACCAAGAGGAAGCCAGAACCAGAGTTGGACGAAACTCATATCCGTTCTTCTGAGAAGTTGCATTCCCAATCTAGTGAAGAAAGACACAAGTCCCTTAAGCAGGCGGCAGGTCTTTCTCAAAAGTTAAACCTTCAGTTAACCACTCCTTCAAGTTTCGAACAGTCTAGCTAA
- the LOC8270980 gene encoding ubinuclein-1 isoform X1, producing the protein MEEGTGGGGGGGGGGGGGESSSTRVTPSYVKLGDRQIFTVELRPGETTFVSWKKLMKDANKVNSGSTPAPDPPPVNLHPNLESRLAAGQPTENEAKEPPAPNRFSAVIEKIERLYMGKDSSDDEDLKDVPDDDQYDTDDSFIDDADLDEYFEVDNSAIKHSGFFVNRGKLERINEPTIMPNQQVKKRRRKDLNKAPGESDDGRTLNKHVKVGKSAAGKTAPLPGKNSFNPLQVLAVTSEHNEDVKSQNPSFSSGISSKKKSAESKMNVDPSSSVKVSNGDVSVSLPEANDIEKPKTGGLQMKNLTNKSKDASGSLDASHQKYQSKLQSAKSITRIDEHEPSVRSKEKNGVHELPDLNMPDGKVSMQITKPSHVHKRDGSSGRHKGSVLENAIRELEKMVAESRPPTLENQEADTSSQAIKRRLPREVKLKLAKVARLAQASQGKVSKDLINRLMSILGHLIQLRTLKRNLKVMISMSLSAKQEKDDRFQQIKKEVAEMIKTRGPSLESKALEHAGASDNFQEISPQEKGAPKRKFSMDAVVEDKICDLYDLFVDGLDEDAGPQVRKLYVELAGLWPSGFMDNHGIKRAICRAKERRRALYNRHKVCKEQEKLKRNKMLAPRLDESAGVEAGSVALQQPMRERLPIDTGGPVLALASNSIPNSATAAVRIPSPPTNAPNVERLKQEKPKGSSSNPMDEAKMGVDGALAKKKTKRKPEPELDETHIRSSEKLHSQSSEERHKSLKQAAGLSQKLNLQLTTPSSFEQSS; encoded by the exons ATGGAAGAAGGGACTggcggcggcggcggcggAGGCGGCGGCGGAGGAGGAGGTGAGTCGTCGTCAACGAGAGTAACGCCGTCGTATGTGAAATTAGGGGACAGACAAATATTCACGGTGGAGCTCCGACCCGGGGAAACAACATTCGTGTCGTGGAAGAAGCTCATGAAAGACGCTAATAAAGTCAATAGTGGATCCACACCCGCACCGGACCCGCCTCCGGTCAACCTTCACCCTAACCTTGAGTCTCGCCTTGCTGCT GGACAACCAACTGAAAATGAAGCGAAGGAGCCACCTGCTCCAAACCGTTTCAGTGCTGTAATTGAGAAGATTGAACGCCTTTACATG GGCAAGGATAGTAGTGATGATGAAGATCTAAAAGATGTTCCTGATGATGATCAGTATGATACGGatgattcttttattgatgatgCTGACTTG GATGAATATTTTGAAGTGGATAATTCAGCAATAAAACACAGTGGATTCTTTGTCAACAGGGGAAAGCTGGAACGCAT AAATGAACCTACTATTATGCCTAATCAGCAAGTAAAGAAAAGGCGaagaaaagatttaaataaGGCTCCTGGTGAGAGTGATGATGGTCGGACATTAAATAAACATGTTAAAGTGGGCAAGTCGGCAGCTGGAAAGACAGCACCACTGCCTGGAAAGAACTCTTTTAATCCTTTGCAAGTTTTGGCTGTAACAAGTGAACATAATGAGGATGTGAAATCCCAGAATCCATCATTTTCTTCTGGAATTTCTTCCAAGAAGAAATCTGCTGAATCTAAAATGAATGTGGATCCATCTTCATCAGTAAAAGTTTCCAATGGCGATGTTTCTGTATCTCTACCAGAGGCTAATGATATTGAAAAGCCGAAGACTGGAGGGCTCCAAATGAAGAACCTCACAAACAAATCAAAAGATGCAAGTGGATCCTTAGATGCTTCACATCAGAAATATCAATCAAAATTGCAATCTGCTAAATCAATAACCAGAATTGATGAACATGAACCATCTGTTCGATCAAAAGAGAAGAATGGTGTTCATGAGCTGCCTGACCTCAATATGCCAGATGGCAAGGTTTCCATGCAAATAACA AAACCTTCACATGTTCACAAAAGGGATGGTTCTAGTGGTAGGCACAAAGGTTCTGTGCTGGAAAACGCCATTAGGGAGTTGGAGAAGATGGTTGCCGAAT CAAGGCCGCCCACTTTGGAAAATCAAGAGGCTGATACCTCATCCCAGGCAATCAAAAGGAGACTGCCTAGAGAAGTAAAGCTAAAGCTTGCTAAAGTTGCTAGGCTAGCG CAGGCTAGCCAGGGAAAAGTATCAAAGGATTTGATCAATCGCCTTATGAGCATTCTTGGGCACTTAATACAGCTCAGAACACTCAAG AGAAACCTAAAAGTGATGATCAGCATGAGCTTGTCGGCAAAGCAGGAGAAAGATGATAGGTTTCAacagataaaaaaagaagtagCTGAGATGATTAAGACACGTGGCCCTTCTTTGGAATCCAAG GCGTTGGAACACGCTGGAGCATCTGATAATTTTCAAGAAATCAGTCCTCAGGAAAAAGGAGCccctaaaagaaaatttagcaTGGACGCTGTGGTGGAGGATAAAATTTGTGATCTTTATGACCTTTTTGTTGAT ggaCTGGATGAAGATGCTGGCCCACAAGTCAGGAAGTTGTATGTTGAG CTCGCAGGATTGTGGCCAAGTGGTTTCATGGATAACCATGGGATCAAACGTGCAATTTGTAGggcaaaagagagaagaaggGCCTTATACAACAGACACAAGGTATGCAAG GAGCAGGAGAAACTGAAGAGGAATAAGATGTTGGCACCCAGATTGGATGAGAGCGCTGGAGTTGAGGCTGGCTCTGTTGCTTTGCAACAACCTATGCGAGAGAGGTTGCCTATTGATACAGGCGGCCCGGTTTTGGCTTTAGCTAGCAACTCTATCCCTAATTCAGCAACAGCAGCTGTTCGGATACCAAGTCCTCCAACAAATGCACCGAATGTGGAAAGGCTAAAACAAGAGAAGCCAAAAGGAAGTTCAAGCAATCCCATGGATGAAGCGAAGATGGGGGTAGATGGTGCACTGGCAAAGAAGAAGACCAAGAGGAAGCCAGAACCAGAGTTGGACGAAACTCATATCCGTTCTTCTGAGAAGTTGCATTCCCAATCTAGTGAAGAAAGACACAAGTCCCTTAAGCAGGCGGCAGGTCTTTCTCAAAAGTTAAACCTTCAGTTAACCACTCCTTCAAGTTTCGAACAGTCTAGCTAA
- the LOC8270980 gene encoding ubinuclein-1 isoform X4 translates to MEEGTGGGGGGGGGGGGGESSSTRVTPSYVKLGDRQIFTVELRPGETTFVSWKKLMKDANKVNSGSTPAPDPPPVNLHPNLESRLAAGQPTENEAKEPPAPNRFSAVIEKIERLYMGKDSSDDEDLKDVPDDDQYDTDDSFIDDADLDEYFEVDNSAIKHSGFFVNRGKLERINEPTIMPNQQVKKRRRKDLNKAPGESDDGRTLNKHVKVGKSAAGKTAPLPGKNSFNPLQVLAVTSEHNEDVKSQNPSFSSGISSKKKSAESKMNVDPSSSVKVSNGDVSVSLPEANDIEKPKTGGLQMKNLTNKSKDASGSLDASHQKYQSKLQSAKSITRIDEHEPSVRSKEKNGVHELPDLNMPDGKVSMQITKPSHVHKRDGSSGRHKGSVLENAIRELEKMVAESRPPTLENQEADTSSQAIKRRLPREVKLKLAKVARLAASQGKVSKDLINRLMSILGHLIQLRTLKRNLKVMISMSLSAKQEKDDRFQQIKKEVAEMIKTRGPSLESKALEHAGASDNFQEISPQEKGAPKRKFSMDAVVEDKICDLYDLFVDGLDEDAGPQVRKLYVELAGLWPSGFMDNHGIKRAICRAKERRRALYNRHKEQEKLKRNKMLAPRLDESAGVEAGSVALQQPMRERLPIDTGGPVLALASNSIPNSATAAVRIPSPPTNAPNVERLKQEKPKGSSSNPMDEAKMGVDGALAKKKTKRKPEPELDETHIRSSEKLHSQSSEERHKSLKQAAGLSQKLNLQLTTPSSFEQSS, encoded by the exons ATGGAAGAAGGGACTggcggcggcggcggcggAGGCGGCGGCGGAGGAGGAGGTGAGTCGTCGTCAACGAGAGTAACGCCGTCGTATGTGAAATTAGGGGACAGACAAATATTCACGGTGGAGCTCCGACCCGGGGAAACAACATTCGTGTCGTGGAAGAAGCTCATGAAAGACGCTAATAAAGTCAATAGTGGATCCACACCCGCACCGGACCCGCCTCCGGTCAACCTTCACCCTAACCTTGAGTCTCGCCTTGCTGCT GGACAACCAACTGAAAATGAAGCGAAGGAGCCACCTGCTCCAAACCGTTTCAGTGCTGTAATTGAGAAGATTGAACGCCTTTACATG GGCAAGGATAGTAGTGATGATGAAGATCTAAAAGATGTTCCTGATGATGATCAGTATGATACGGatgattcttttattgatgatgCTGACTTG GATGAATATTTTGAAGTGGATAATTCAGCAATAAAACACAGTGGATTCTTTGTCAACAGGGGAAAGCTGGAACGCAT AAATGAACCTACTATTATGCCTAATCAGCAAGTAAAGAAAAGGCGaagaaaagatttaaataaGGCTCCTGGTGAGAGTGATGATGGTCGGACATTAAATAAACATGTTAAAGTGGGCAAGTCGGCAGCTGGAAAGACAGCACCACTGCCTGGAAAGAACTCTTTTAATCCTTTGCAAGTTTTGGCTGTAACAAGTGAACATAATGAGGATGTGAAATCCCAGAATCCATCATTTTCTTCTGGAATTTCTTCCAAGAAGAAATCTGCTGAATCTAAAATGAATGTGGATCCATCTTCATCAGTAAAAGTTTCCAATGGCGATGTTTCTGTATCTCTACCAGAGGCTAATGATATTGAAAAGCCGAAGACTGGAGGGCTCCAAATGAAGAACCTCACAAACAAATCAAAAGATGCAAGTGGATCCTTAGATGCTTCACATCAGAAATATCAATCAAAATTGCAATCTGCTAAATCAATAACCAGAATTGATGAACATGAACCATCTGTTCGATCAAAAGAGAAGAATGGTGTTCATGAGCTGCCTGACCTCAATATGCCAGATGGCAAGGTTTCCATGCAAATAACA AAACCTTCACATGTTCACAAAAGGGATGGTTCTAGTGGTAGGCACAAAGGTTCTGTGCTGGAAAACGCCATTAGGGAGTTGGAGAAGATGGTTGCCGAAT CAAGGCCGCCCACTTTGGAAAATCAAGAGGCTGATACCTCATCCCAGGCAATCAAAAGGAGACTGCCTAGAGAAGTAAAGCTAAAGCTTGCTAAAGTTGCTAGGCTAGCG GCTAGCCAGGGAAAAGTATCAAAGGATTTGATCAATCGCCTTATGAGCATTCTTGGGCACTTAATACAGCTCAGAACACTCAAG AGAAACCTAAAAGTGATGATCAGCATGAGCTTGTCGGCAAAGCAGGAGAAAGATGATAGGTTTCAacagataaaaaaagaagtagCTGAGATGATTAAGACACGTGGCCCTTCTTTGGAATCCAAG GCGTTGGAACACGCTGGAGCATCTGATAATTTTCAAGAAATCAGTCCTCAGGAAAAAGGAGCccctaaaagaaaatttagcaTGGACGCTGTGGTGGAGGATAAAATTTGTGATCTTTATGACCTTTTTGTTGAT ggaCTGGATGAAGATGCTGGCCCACAAGTCAGGAAGTTGTATGTTGAG CTCGCAGGATTGTGGCCAAGTGGTTTCATGGATAACCATGGGATCAAACGTGCAATTTGTAGggcaaaagagagaagaaggGCCTTATACAACAGACACAAG GAGCAGGAGAAACTGAAGAGGAATAAGATGTTGGCACCCAGATTGGATGAGAGCGCTGGAGTTGAGGCTGGCTCTGTTGCTTTGCAACAACCTATGCGAGAGAGGTTGCCTATTGATACAGGCGGCCCGGTTTTGGCTTTAGCTAGCAACTCTATCCCTAATTCAGCAACAGCAGCTGTTCGGATACCAAGTCCTCCAACAAATGCACCGAATGTGGAAAGGCTAAAACAAGAGAAGCCAAAAGGAAGTTCAAGCAATCCCATGGATGAAGCGAAGATGGGGGTAGATGGTGCACTGGCAAAGAAGAAGACCAAGAGGAAGCCAGAACCAGAGTTGGACGAAACTCATATCCGTTCTTCTGAGAAGTTGCATTCCCAATCTAGTGAAGAAAGACACAAGTCCCTTAAGCAGGCGGCAGGTCTTTCTCAAAAGTTAAACCTTCAGTTAACCACTCCTTCAAGTTTCGAACAGTCTAGCTAA
- the LOC8270979 gene encoding PLASTID TRANSCRIPTIONALLY ACTIVE protein 6, chloroplastic, whose translation MSTATTTLNFLSPLSVTTKTQTSITRTLPFFFSSSKFTPISHNFPKPFKTLTKRFIPKADDGDGDEVGADEYEMDEEEVEELDNKKDYDLDYDPSSVASGGDEVIAMVDSKSFVSTQGWDSEKIVDYRIDEDEFHKISLLDCDFFIRKPPDPDNDVYDFREMYVTPPDTDVYAIPRVLAPMPQKYIRCGMSDYGRYNFTEPPIDAPRDPMYSSEKEILKVFLTKHYRNRRFGDPEFVLDFEEIYVIDSKTKSITRAKVVVTAPGGRNRDRKSDLLVIRDNGTSFKIKHASEREDPTTVIEREEWAKSRQDMEKHLSKLRDFSVSNWF comes from the exons ATGTCCACCGCCACCACCACTCTTAATTTCCTCTCTCCACTATCCGTCACCACCAAAACCCAAACCTCAATCACCAGAACGCTCCCATTCTTCTTCTCCTCTTCAAAATTCACTCCAATCTCACACAATTTCCCCAAACCTTTCAAGACCCTAACTAAAAGATTCATCCCAAAAGCGGACGACGGCGACGGCGATGAAGTCGGAGCAGATGAGTATGAAATGGATGAGGAAGAAGTGGAGGAATTGGACAACAAAAAGGACTACGACCTGGATTACGACCCCTCAAGCGTTGCTAGTGGTGGAGATGAGGTCATTGCTATGGTAGATAGTAAGAGCTTTGTTTCTACGCAGGGTTGGGATAGTGAAAAGATTGTTGATTATCGAATTGATGAAGATGAGTTTCACAAAATTAGCTTATTGGATTGTGATTTCTTCATCAGGAAGCCTCCTGATCCTGATAATGATGTTTATGATTTTAGAGAG ATGTATGTTACACCACCGGATACTGATGTTTATGCTATACCGAGGGTTTTAGCTCCGATGCCACAAAAG TACATCCGCTGTGGAATGAGTGATTATGGACGGTACAATTTCACAGAACCACCAATTGATGCACCTCGAGATCCAATGTATAGTAGTGAGAAGGAAATTTTGAAG GTTTTCTTGACGAAGCATTACAGGAACCGAAGATTCGGTGACCCAGAATTTGTGCTGGATTTTGAGGAGATATATGTTATTGATTCCAAAACAAAATCGATAACCAGAGCAAAAGTAGTG GTCACAGCTCCAGGAGGACGAAACAGGGACAGAAAGAGTGACTTGCTTGTAATACGTGATAATGGAACTTCCTTCAAAATAAAGCATGCG AGTGAAAGAGAGGACCCAACCACCGTGATAGAGAGGGAAGAATGGGCCAAGAGTAGACAAGACATGGAGAAACATCTCAGTAAACTAAGGGACTTCAGTGTTTCAAATTGGTTCTAA
- the LOC8270980 gene encoding ubinuclein-1 isoform X2 — MEEGTGGGGGGGGGGGGGESSSTRVTPSYVKLGDRQIFTVELRPGETTFVSWKKLMKDANKVNSGSTPAPDPPPVNLHPNLESRLAAGQPTENEAKEPPAPNRFSAVIEKIERLYMGKDSSDDEDLKDVPDDDQYDTDDSFIDDADLDEYFEVDNSAIKHSGFFVNRGKLERINEPTIMPNQQVKKRRRKDLNKAPGESDDGRTLNKHVKVGKSAAGKTAPLPGKNSFNPLQVLAVTSEHNEDVKSQNPSFSSGISSKKKSAESKMNVDPSSSVKVSNGDVSVSLPEANDIEKPKTGGLQMKNLTNKSKDASGSLDASHQKYQSKLQSAKSITRIDEHEPSVRSKEKNGVHELPDLNMPDGKVSMQITKPSHVHKRDGSSGRHKGSVLENAIRELEKMVAESRPPTLENQEADTSSQAIKRRLPREVKLKLAKVARLAASQGKVSKDLINRLMSILGHLIQLRTLKRNLKVMISMSLSAKQEKDDRFQQIKKEVAEMIKTRGPSLESKALEHAGASDNFQEISPQEKGAPKRKFSMDAVVEDKICDLYDLFVDGLDEDAGPQVRKLYVELAGLWPSGFMDNHGIKRAICRAKERRRALYNRHKVCKEQEKLKRNKMLAPRLDESAGVEAGSVALQQPMRERLPIDTGGPVLALASNSIPNSATAAVRIPSPPTNAPNVERLKQEKPKGSSSNPMDEAKMGVDGALAKKKTKRKPEPELDETHIRSSEKLHSQSSEERHKSLKQAAGLSQKLNLQLTTPSSFEQSS, encoded by the exons ATGGAAGAAGGGACTggcggcggcggcggcggAGGCGGCGGCGGAGGAGGAGGTGAGTCGTCGTCAACGAGAGTAACGCCGTCGTATGTGAAATTAGGGGACAGACAAATATTCACGGTGGAGCTCCGACCCGGGGAAACAACATTCGTGTCGTGGAAGAAGCTCATGAAAGACGCTAATAAAGTCAATAGTGGATCCACACCCGCACCGGACCCGCCTCCGGTCAACCTTCACCCTAACCTTGAGTCTCGCCTTGCTGCT GGACAACCAACTGAAAATGAAGCGAAGGAGCCACCTGCTCCAAACCGTTTCAGTGCTGTAATTGAGAAGATTGAACGCCTTTACATG GGCAAGGATAGTAGTGATGATGAAGATCTAAAAGATGTTCCTGATGATGATCAGTATGATACGGatgattcttttattgatgatgCTGACTTG GATGAATATTTTGAAGTGGATAATTCAGCAATAAAACACAGTGGATTCTTTGTCAACAGGGGAAAGCTGGAACGCAT AAATGAACCTACTATTATGCCTAATCAGCAAGTAAAGAAAAGGCGaagaaaagatttaaataaGGCTCCTGGTGAGAGTGATGATGGTCGGACATTAAATAAACATGTTAAAGTGGGCAAGTCGGCAGCTGGAAAGACAGCACCACTGCCTGGAAAGAACTCTTTTAATCCTTTGCAAGTTTTGGCTGTAACAAGTGAACATAATGAGGATGTGAAATCCCAGAATCCATCATTTTCTTCTGGAATTTCTTCCAAGAAGAAATCTGCTGAATCTAAAATGAATGTGGATCCATCTTCATCAGTAAAAGTTTCCAATGGCGATGTTTCTGTATCTCTACCAGAGGCTAATGATATTGAAAAGCCGAAGACTGGAGGGCTCCAAATGAAGAACCTCACAAACAAATCAAAAGATGCAAGTGGATCCTTAGATGCTTCACATCAGAAATATCAATCAAAATTGCAATCTGCTAAATCAATAACCAGAATTGATGAACATGAACCATCTGTTCGATCAAAAGAGAAGAATGGTGTTCATGAGCTGCCTGACCTCAATATGCCAGATGGCAAGGTTTCCATGCAAATAACA AAACCTTCACATGTTCACAAAAGGGATGGTTCTAGTGGTAGGCACAAAGGTTCTGTGCTGGAAAACGCCATTAGGGAGTTGGAGAAGATGGTTGCCGAAT CAAGGCCGCCCACTTTGGAAAATCAAGAGGCTGATACCTCATCCCAGGCAATCAAAAGGAGACTGCCTAGAGAAGTAAAGCTAAAGCTTGCTAAAGTTGCTAGGCTAGCG GCTAGCCAGGGAAAAGTATCAAAGGATTTGATCAATCGCCTTATGAGCATTCTTGGGCACTTAATACAGCTCAGAACACTCAAG AGAAACCTAAAAGTGATGATCAGCATGAGCTTGTCGGCAAAGCAGGAGAAAGATGATAGGTTTCAacagataaaaaaagaagtagCTGAGATGATTAAGACACGTGGCCCTTCTTTGGAATCCAAG GCGTTGGAACACGCTGGAGCATCTGATAATTTTCAAGAAATCAGTCCTCAGGAAAAAGGAGCccctaaaagaaaatttagcaTGGACGCTGTGGTGGAGGATAAAATTTGTGATCTTTATGACCTTTTTGTTGAT ggaCTGGATGAAGATGCTGGCCCACAAGTCAGGAAGTTGTATGTTGAG CTCGCAGGATTGTGGCCAAGTGGTTTCATGGATAACCATGGGATCAAACGTGCAATTTGTAGggcaaaagagagaagaaggGCCTTATACAACAGACACAAGGTATGCAAG GAGCAGGAGAAACTGAAGAGGAATAAGATGTTGGCACCCAGATTGGATGAGAGCGCTGGAGTTGAGGCTGGCTCTGTTGCTTTGCAACAACCTATGCGAGAGAGGTTGCCTATTGATACAGGCGGCCCGGTTTTGGCTTTAGCTAGCAACTCTATCCCTAATTCAGCAACAGCAGCTGTTCGGATACCAAGTCCTCCAACAAATGCACCGAATGTGGAAAGGCTAAAACAAGAGAAGCCAAAAGGAAGTTCAAGCAATCCCATGGATGAAGCGAAGATGGGGGTAGATGGTGCACTGGCAAAGAAGAAGACCAAGAGGAAGCCAGAACCAGAGTTGGACGAAACTCATATCCGTTCTTCTGAGAAGTTGCATTCCCAATCTAGTGAAGAAAGACACAAGTCCCTTAAGCAGGCGGCAGGTCTTTCTCAAAAGTTAAACCTTCAGTTAACCACTCCTTCAAGTTTCGAACAGTCTAGCTAA
- the LOC8270978 gene encoding agamous-like MADS-box protein MADS9 — MGRGRIEIKRIENSSNRQVTYSKRRNGIIKKAKEITVLCDAEVSLIIFASSGKMHEYCSPSTTLVDMLDKYHKLSGQRLWDAKHENLSNEIDRVKKENDNMQIELRHLNGEDISSLKYPELQALEDALETGLAGIRNKQMEYYKMMKRKDKSLADENQHLSFILHQLEMETKQTVREMENPYLVSSQHQLQMETKQNMREMENPYHQQRVRDYNSQVPFAFRVQPIQPNLQGRM, encoded by the exons ATGGGAAGAGGGAGAATTGAGATCAAAAGGATTGAGAACTCAAGCAACAGGCAAGTGACTTACTCAAAGAGGAGAAATGGGATTATAAAGAAAGCTAAGGAGATCACAGTTTTATGTGATGCTGAGGTTTCTCTGATTATCTTTGCTAGTTCTGGCAAGATGCATGAGTATTGTAGTCCTTCTACTAC GTTGGTTGACATGTTGGACAAGTATCATAAGCTGTCTGGTCAGAGGTTGTGGGATGCAAAACATGAg AACCTAAGCAATGAGATTGATAGAGTCAAGAAAGAGAATGACAACATGCAGATTGAGCTCAG GCACCTGAATGGAGAGGATATCAGTTCTTTGAAATACCCAGAGCTCCAGGCCTTAGAGGATGCCCTTGAAACTGGCCTTGCTGGTATTCGTAACAAACAG ATGGAGTACTACAAGATGATGAAGAGAAAa GATAAGAGTTTGGCGGATGAGAACCAGCACTTGAGCTTCATTCTg CATCAACTAGAAATGGAAACAAAACAGACTGTGAGGGAGATGGAAAATCCTTATCTGGTTTCCTCACAGCATCAACTACAAATGGAAACGAAACAGAATATGAGGGAGATGGAAAACCCTTATCATCAACAAAGGGTGAGAGACTACAATTCCCAGGTGCCTTTTGCCTTCAGGGTGCAGCCTATTCAGCCAAATCTGCAGGGGAGGATGtaa